CCCGGGCGCGGGCGGCTTTGAGTTCGACTTCCTTGGCGTCCATGGCCTCGACGGCCTTGGCGTACTGCATGCGGGCTGTTTCAATTTCCTTGGTCAATTCGGTCTTCTGGCGCAGCAGTTCATCACGATCGCGGGTCAGGAAGGTGATCTGTTTGTCCTTGGCCTGGGGATCGCAGCCGAGGGCAATGAGGAATGCAAAGGCCGACACTACCGCCAGAGAAATCGTTCGCGCGCTCATCGAGGTATCCTTTCGTAAGTCGCCCGCTGTCCACGAGGGGCGAGAACACACTACAGAATCATCCCTGAGCCATCCGGTCAAGCAAAATGTGGCACGGGACGCGGGGCAAAAAAAAAGCCCGCATGCGAGAGTCTCGCCTGCGGGCTGGGTTGGGTCACGTAACGGAGCGGGGCCAGCCCGCCGCGTCAGGTTGCCTCAGCGGATGACCTTGATCTCCACGCGGCGGTTCTGCCGCTTTCCGGTGGGGCTGCTGTTGGAGGCCACGGGCTGGTCCGGGCCCACGCCCATGGTCTCGATGTCGGCGCTGACGCCGCGGCTGATGAGGTACTGCTTGACCGCCGCGGCGCGGGCATTCGACAGGTCATAGTTGCTGGCCCATTTGCTTTTCTTGATCGGGTCGCTATCGGTATGTCCGATGACCTGGATGCGGCTGGCGCCTCGCAGGCGCGAGACGATGCTGTCCAGTTCGCGGCTGCGCCCGGAGAGGGTGGCCTTTCCGGAGGCAAAGAGCACGTCGCCCTCGACGCTGGCCCTTTCTCCGACTTGCATCTGATCATCGCGGGGGCGTTCGCCGACTTGGCTTCCGCGGGCCTTGAGGGTTTCATTTTCAGTCTGGAGGCGTCGGGCCTCGGCCTGGGCGGCGGCGAGCTGGTCCTGGGCACCGCGGGCGGCGTCGGCCTGGGCCTGGAGTTCGGCCTGGCGGGCCTGGGCCTCGCTGAGCTGTTTGCTCAGTTCGTCTTTCTGTTGAGTCAGAAGCTGCTTGTCGCGGAACAGGGCCTTGATC
The nucleotide sequence above comes from Planctomycetaceae bacterium. Encoded proteins:
- a CDS encoding OmpA family protein, whose product is MRHAKMISVIVVSLFVALAAGCENKKDAQIKALFRDKQLLTQQKDELSKQLSEAQARQAELQAQADAARGAQDQLAAAQAEARRLQTENETLKARGSQVGERPRDDQMQVGERASVEGDVLFASGKATLSGRSRELDSIVSRLRGASRIQVIGHTDSDPIKKSKWASNYDLSNARAAAVKQYLISRGVSADIETMGVGPDQPVASNSSPTGKRQNRRVEIKVIR